One Thermococcus sp. M36 genomic window, ACCATCCCATATTTCGGGGAACGTGAAGCCCTCTGTGAACCCCTTAACCGCCTGGAGAAAATCGAGCTCGTAGACGCGCTCCAGCTCCTCCCTCATCTTCGGCAGGAACGAGCGTATCTTCTCAAGCATCTCCCTGCTCCGCAGGTAGAGCTCCACCTTCAGCTCCCCCTCAAGCTCCTGCCTCAGCATCTCGACCCTCTCGGGAGGAACACTCACCGGGTAAAGCTCCTCGCGGGAGAAAAGCTCCATCGTCACACCGAGCCTTTCGGCGAGCTCGTTCTCTGCATCGTTTATCAGGTCGAGAATTTCACCCTCCACCTCACCAAAGTGCCTGAATATCGCCTCGTAGTTTCCGGCCTTGAGCTCACCCAGAAAGTCCAGAAGCTCCTTTCCGCTGAGGGTAAGGCTGAACTTCTCAAGCTTCTCGGAGATTTTCTCGTTGAGCTCACGCTCCTTCTCGGCTATTGTCTCCTCAAGGTTTTCGAGCAGCTTTCTCTTTTCCATGATGTCTTCCAGGGAACTCAGGGCATCAAGGATTTTCCCGGCAACGCTCTCCCTTCCGGTTAGCTCCCCTATTTTAGCCAAGGCTTCAAGAGTCTCCCTGTTCTCCCACAGGGGCATGACGTAGAGCTCCGGGGCCACCTGGGAGGGCGTAAGTTCGACGTCTATTCCATAACCGACCGTGCTGAGGACGAGGGGGTAACCTTCCGCCTCCTCGATACTCGTTGTGACTTCACACAGGTTCAACCCCTCGGCCTTTTCGAGCTCATCCTCATCGACTACCAGAATCCGATCGTGAAGGAAGTCCCGCCTGAACTTTATGGGCTTCACGCGGGATAGGTGATCTCTAATCTCGGGCCGGATCTTTGAGAGGTTTTCGCGGAGGTAGACTTGCCTGCGGAGAATTTCCTCCCTGTCTGAAACCGGCTCAAAACTGTCCAGAAAACGGGCGCTCTCAGGAAGGACTAACCGCTTCTTTACCTCTCCCTGGATCGACCTGTGTATAGCCCTGGCTTCCGGATTGAGCTTGAGGGTCATCGTTTAAGGAACGTGGCAGGGCCTAAAAAACTTACCTGAAACGAAGGGCGGGTAATCTTTATAAACTGTGTGAGTAATCCTGAAACAATATGGGTGGGTGCATGTGATAGTCGAGAAAATACTTCGACCAGCTTACACGATCCTGGTGGCAGACCTAAAGAAATTCGAGCCGGGGGATATTCTTGAGGGATTCGGGCGGAGGGGTGCCCACGTCTGGAAGCTTCAGGGAGAGCTCGACCTGGAGCTTGAGGTGGAGTCCTTTATATCCA contains:
- a CDS encoding endonuclease MutS2 encodes the protein MTLKLNPEARAIHRSIQGEVKKRLVLPESARFLDSFEPVSDREEILRRQVYLRENLSKIRPEIRDHLSRVKPIKFRRDFLHDRILVVDEDELEKAEGLNLCEVTTSIEEAEGYPLVLSTVGYGIDVELTPSQVAPELYVMPLWENRETLEALAKIGELTGRESVAGKILDALSSLEDIMEKRKLLENLEETIAEKERELNEKISEKLEKFSLTLSGKELLDFLGELKAGNYEAIFRHFGEVEGEILDLINDAENELAERLGVTMELFSREELYPVSVPPERVEMLRQELEGELKVELYLRSREMLEKIRSFLPKMREELERVYELDFLQAVKGFTEGFTFPEIWDGGIAFINGRHLFIEKPQPVSYVVGDKPEGFDVPDSGAPEDERVVILTG